In Ignavibacteria bacterium, the genomic stretch ATTAAAGACCGTATAGGCGTTACACTGATAGAGGATGCCGAAGCCCGTGGAATCTTAAAGCCGGGCGGCATTGTCGTAGAGGCCACGAGCGGAAATACAGGCATCGGCCTTGCACTCGTGGCTACGGTCAAGGGATACAAATCAGTATTCGTTATGACGGACAAGGTCTGCTGCGAAAAATCAAACTACCTCAAAGCCCTGGGGGCGGAAGTAGTTATCGTACGCGACGGTTACGATAGAGATGATCCGAACCACTATGTCAACGTGGCAAAACGGATAGCAAAAAACACCCCCAACTCAATCTATATAAACCAGTATTCCAATCCTGCAAACCCGGAGGCTCACTACAGAACTACGGGCCCCGAGATCTGGCGCCAAACCGACGGCAAAGTGACGCATTTTGTTGCCGCAATCGGTACCGGCGGCACCATAAGCGGAACGGGAAAGTTCCTCAAGGAAATGAACCCAAACATTAAGGTTATTGCAGCAGACCCCGTGGGATCTGTCTTCAAAGACTATTTTGACCACGGGCTCAGAACCGGCAGCGCCCCTTACCTCGTCGAGGCTATCGGGCAGAACTACATCCCGGAAAATGTGAAATTTCAGTATATAGATGAAGTAATAAATGTAACGGATCATGACTCCTTCAATACAGCCAGGCTCCTTACACACGAGGAGGGAATATTCTGCGGCGGAAGCACCGGCACAATCTTTCACGCGGTCCTGAAGGTTGCCGAAAAGCTGGACGAGAACGCCGTAATAGTGTTCCCCATTTGCGACACGGGTGAAAGATACCTTACAAAATTCCATAACGACGACTGGATGCGGGAAAAACTTACGGCAGTTGAGGACCATGAGACAACTTTTTCTGGAATTCTGTGAAAAATATTGTGAAAAGTTTTATGAAACCATTAAACAGAAGATGCAGGTAATACCGAAAGAATGAATAAATTAAAGAGGTCACACCATGAGAGGTCCAGCTAAAATTATAGTCTTGCTTGCAGCATTTTTTATCCCGTTTTCGTTACAGGCCCAGCTTAACGGAAATAAAACTATTGACCCCAACGGCAGCGGGGCAGACAACTACAAATCATTTAA encodes the following:
- a CDS encoding cysteine synthase family protein; translated protein: MDVKESILEIIGNTPLVRVKKLTKHLKPQILAKVEFCNPGGSIKDRIGVTLIEDAEARGILKPGGIVVEATSGNTGIGLALVATVKGYKSVFVMTDKVCCEKSNYLKALGAEVVIVRDGYDRDDPNHYVNVAKRIAKNTPNSIYINQYSNPANPEAHYRTTGPEIWRQTDGKVTHFVAAIGTGGTISGTGKFLKEMNPNIKVIAADPVGSVFKDYFDHGLRTGSAPYLVEAIGQNYIPENVKFQYIDEVINVTDHDSFNTARLLTHEEGIFCGGSTGTIFHAVLKVAEKLDENAVIVFPICDTGERYLTKFHNDDWMREKLTAVEDHETTFSGIL